The Cetobacterium sp. 8H DNA window AAGTATTTCTAAAGAGGATAGAGATAGAAATTTAAATAGATATTTAGAGGAAAAATTTCCATTGATTGTAATATCTGGTGTAAAGGAAATTCCAGAATATTTTTTAGATAAAATAAGAGAAAGAGACATAATTTTAATGCAGACAAAGCTTGACACTCCAAGTCATGTTATAGCGACGTTTAGTGCTTATTTGGAGAACTATTTTGCACCAGCTGTGTCGGTTCACGGTGTATTTGTAGAGCTATATGGTTTTGGAGTTTTACTTACGGGGAAAAGTGGAATAGGTAAGAGTGAAACTGCGTTAGAATTGATTCATAGAGGACATAGATTAATAGCAGATGATTCGGTTAGGTTTGAAAAAGGTGTTATAGGAGATATAACAGGAAGGGCTTCTAAACTACCTTACTTTATGGAAATTAGAGGGTTAGGAATAATAGATGTTAAAGCTTTGTATGGAGTAGGAGCAGTTAGGATAAGCAAGCGATTAGATATGATAATAGAACTTCAAGAGTTGAAGAGTGAAGATTATTTAACAGCTATGGATTATCAAGAGTCAACAGAAACGATTCTAGGAAATGAAGTTTCAAAGATAAAGCTATATATTTCATCTGGAAGAAATGCTGCTGCTATGGTAGAAATAGCGGTTATGAATCTGATGGCTAAAAGAATGGGTTACAATTCAGAGGAAGTATACTTAAAAGAGTTAAAAAATAAAAAATGTACTAATAAATAAACGGGGGATTTAAATTGAAAAGAAAAAAAATAAAAATACTAAAAGACTATGTGTACATATATATTGGGACACTTATAGCATCTATTGCAATCAATGCATTCTTAGTTCCATCTAATTTGGCACCAGGAGGAGCAACAGGTCTTTCAATACTTATAAATTATATGACAGGAATTCCAGTAGGAACACTAATCTTTGCAATAAATATACCTTTATTTTTAATAGGTGTAAAAATTTTTGGTAAAGCTTATGGGGCAAAAACTTTAGCAGGAATATCATTTTTATCTTTTAACGTAGAGATTGTAAAAAAAATAGTACCAGAAATAGATAAATTAATAGATTTTACCAATCCAGGAAATATTTTTTTAGGAACTCTTTATGGTGGAGTTTTAATGGGAGTAGGATTGGGAACAGTAATAAAAAATGGTGGAACAACAGGTGGAAGTGATATTGTTTCTGGAATTTTAAATAAATTTTTTAAAATACCAATAGGACAAGGTTTAATAATGGTAGATTCAATTGTTGTTCTATTAGCAGCTTATATATTTGGAGCAGAAAAAGCTCTTTATGCACTTATAAATCTTTATGCAACTGGTGTTGTTATAAATAAGATGATAAATGGTGTCGGAGATGCTAAAATGGTTTATATTATAACTTTTGAACTAGAAAAAGTTAGAAAAATAATTGTTGAGGATTTAGGAAAAACTGGAAACCACTACCAAGCAGAAGCACTATATTCTAGAAGTAAAAGAGATGTGATAACTACTGTACTTAGAAATAGAGAATTATATCTTTTAAAAGAACTTATAGCAGAAGTTGATAAAGAAGCTTTTGTAGTTGTTTCAGATGTGCATGAAGTTATGGGAAGAGGTTATACGTTTGATCTAGAACTTAATACAAAAAGAAAGGAAATCAAATGAATAAAATAAAAGAAAAAATAGAAGCAGCAGGAAGCATCCTATTAATAGGACATGTAAATCCAGATGGAGATACAGTAGGAGCAGGGTTATCTCTTTTATTAGGACTAGAAAAAAAATATCCAGAAAAAAGAATAGATTTTGTTTTACAAGATAAAGTCCCTACAAATATATCTTTTTTGAAGGGATGTGAAAAGATAAAAGGTGTAGAAGAATCTTTAGGAGAAATCTATGAATTAGTTATATTTGTAGATTCAGCAACAATTGATAGAGTTGGAAAAGCAAAAGATTTAGTAGGAGAAGCTTTTAAAATAAATATAGATCACCATATAAGCAATTCAAATTATGGAGATATAAATATAGTTAGAGATATATCTTCAACCTCTGAATTAATGTATTCAATACTAGAAATATTAGATATTGAGATTACTCTTGAAATGGGTGAAGCAATTTATTTAGGAATTGTTAATGATACAGGAAATTTTGCACACAGTAATGTCAGTGAAAATACATTTAAAGTAGCATCTAAATTGATGAAAATTGGAGTAAATAATAATAAAATCGTGAATGATTTCTTTAAAACTAAATCTTTAGAAAGAATGAGAGTTCTAGGTAAGGCTTTGAGTGAAATGGTTTTCATTGAAAATAAAAAAATGATGTATTTTTATCTTCCATATGAGTACTTAGAGAAAAATAATATTGATAGAGATGATACTGAAGGTGTTGTAGAGGAGTTAATTAACTATGCTGGAAGTGAAGTTTCACTTTTCCTAAGAGGAGAACCAAATGGTAAAATAAAAGGAAGCTTGAGAAGTAAACATGATGTTGATGTGAATAAAATAGCTGGCATTTTCGGTGGTGGAGGTCATATAAAAGCATCAGGGTTTACCAGTGAACTTTCAGCAAATGAAATTATAAAAAAAGTGGTAGAAAATTTATAAATAGTGTATAATCAAATAAAAATAGGAGGGGTTAGAATGGCAGATTATGATATAGTTTTTTTAAAGCCTACAAGATTTGAGGATTGCTTAAAGTGCGTAGAGTATATAAAAATAGATAAAATAGTACATTTAAATCTTAGTGACTTAGATTCAGAAAAGTCTCAAAGAATTTTAGATTTTATAAGTGGAGCAGTACACATTCAAGAGGGTCAAATAATTAATCCTGGAGAAAAGATATATTGTTCAATTCCAAAAAATAAAAGTTATCAATTAGATTATAAAGAACGTTCAAATAACTCAACAAGTCATAGATTTGATGAAGAGGAAGAAATTATTCCGAGATACAACAAAAAATAAAATATTAAAAAAAGTAGATTTCTATACAAGTAAAATAGAAATCTACTTTTTTAATTTAGTTAAAAAATCGACTTAATAAATACTTTTTATACTACCATTTTCAAAAGAAACAATTCTATCACACATATATTTAACAACATTTAAATCATGTGAGATAAAAATATACGTCAAGTTAAGTTTTTTTTGTAAGTCAACAAGAAGATTTAAAATTTGTGCTTGAACTGAGATGTCTAAAGCAGAAACAGACTCATCTAAAACAATAATTTTAGGATCTATAAGTAGAGAAGCAAGAATTAAAACTCTCTGTTTTTGTCCACCACTCAACTGTTTTGGATATTTATCTAGATAATCTTTAGAAAGTCCAACCAATTCAATCATAGAAAGGATTTTTTCCATTCTTTTTTCTTTTGGATAATCAAGAACAGATAAAGGCTCTTCTAAATGCCAACCTATAGTTTTTTTTGGATTGAGAGAAAGATAAGGGTCCTGTAGGACCATTTGAACATCTTTTCGATAATTTAAAATATCACTTTTGTTATAGTTAAAGATATTTTTGTCTTCATATATAATCTCCCCCGATTCAGGAGAAAGAAGAAGTAAAAGAATCTTCCCAAAAGTACTTTTTCCACAACCACTAGGACCTACAATTCCAAGAGTTTCACCTTTAAAGATATCAAAAGTTATATCGTTTAACACAACACTAGTATTAAATTTTTTATTAAGATTTCTAATTTTTAAAATCACTTTATTTTCCATATTTAATGTCCTTTATAGGATTTATACATCGAATCCCTCTATTATATTTTTCGGCAAATTCATAAGAAACTCTTTTCTTTTGACAAGAATCTATTGACATAGGACAACGAGGGGAGAAGTAACAGCCCTCTATTTTGTCGTTTATACTTGGAATTCCACCTTTCATAACTTTTATAGGCTCTCCCTTTTTAAAGTTTTCAGGAAGAGAATCTAAAAGACCTTGTGTATAGTGATGTAGAGGTGAAGAAAAAATCTCTTTTGTTGAGCCACTTTCTACGATCTGACCAAAGTATAAAATTAAAGAGTTATCAGTAAAGTTTTTAATAACTTCTAAATCGTGTGAGATTAAAATGATGGATGTCTCATACTTATTTTGAATCTCTTTTAATAATTTTAAAATTTGTTCTTGAATCTCTTTGTCAAGGGCAGTAGTTGGCTCATCAGCTATGATAATTTTAGGATTGTTAGCAATGGCCATAGCAATACCAATTCTTTGACCTTGTCCACCACTGAGTTCATGAGGATATTTTTCATAAATTTCTAAAAAGTTATTTTTAAAACCTACATCACATAAAACTTCATAAGCTCGATTTAATCTATCTTTTTTGCTCATTTTTTGATGTTTTTCAATAACTTCTAATATTTGTTTTCCAACTTTCATTAAAGGGTTTAAAGAACTAATTGGATTTTGGAAAATAATTGAAAAACTATTTCCTCTTATATTTTTCATCTCACTTTCAGAGAATTTAGATATATCCTCTCCTAAAAAATTAATTATTCCATTAGAGATTTTTAAATCTTCAGAAAGAAGATTTAAAAGGCTCATAGCAGTTACAGTTTTTCCGCTTCCACTCTCACCAACCACTCCTAAAGACTCCCCTTTTTTTAAAGAAAATGATATCTCATCAATAACAACTCTTTTAAATCTAGATATTTCTTCAATAGAAAGATTTTCCACTTTTAAAATGCTCATATATACTCCTATTTTTTAATATATTCTTTAATACCCTCGCCAAGAAGATTAAATCCAATAGCAACTAAACTTATTAAAACACCTGGAACAAAAGCGTAATATGGGTTTGTTCCAATATATTCTTGAGCTCTATAAATGATTTCACCCCAAGTTGGTTGAGGTGGATTAACACCCATACCTAAGTAGCTAAGACTAGCTTCAGTTAAAATTGCTGTAGAAAAAGATAAAGCAGCAACGACAATTATAGTTGAAAGTATATTTGGAAAAATATGAGAAAAAATAATTTTAATCTCTTTAACTCCCATAATTTTAGCCCAAGTTATATAAGGAAGATTTTTAACTTCGATAACCTTAGCTCTACTGACTCTAAAAAAAGTAGGGATATTTAAAATTCCAATTGATATAGCAGTATTTTTAAGATCTTTTTCGAAAATAGTTATGAAAACTAATAGAAATAGAATTGACGGAATAGACATAAAAGCATCTATTATTTTAGAAAAAATTTCGTCAATCCAGTTAGTAAAATATCCAGATATAGTCCCAAGACAAGTTCCAATGACACCACCTATAAGAACAGATATAAAGCCAACATAGAATGCTCCTTGAGAAGCAATCATTATTCTAGATAGAATATCTCTTCCTAATTGATCTGTCCCTAAAAGATGTTTGAAAGAGGGTGGTTTTAATTTATTGAGTTCATCTATAAAATAAGGGTCATAAGGAGTCCAAAAAATGCTTAAAATCATAAAAAAGAAAAGTATTCCAATGATTGAAAGCCCTATTTTTAAGTTAGTATTTTCTTTTATATTCATTTTTTTTCCTTCCCTTTTCTAATTCTTGGATCAATAATAGAGTAAGCAATATCAATAAAAAAGTTTATTAAAATTACTGCTAAACTTATATAAAGAACTATTCCTTGAACAAGAGGATAATCTTTTCTGTTTATTCCTTCCATTAAAAGAGTTCCTAATCCAGGTAGAGCAAAAACATTTTCAATGATTATAGTCCCTGTAATTAGATAAATAGTAATCATTCCAATAATAGTTATAACACTGATGAGTGAATTTCTTAAAATATGATTTCTATAAATTTCATTTTGGTTTAATCCTTTACTTTTAGCAACTCTAACATAATCTTTAGTACTTTCTTCAATCATACTATTGCATAGATAGTGACTTACTAGTGGAACCTTACTTATACTTAAAGTAAGTACTGGAAGAATTAAAGATTTCATAGAGGTAATTGGATATCTATTCCAATTTATAGTTCCTAAAGTTGGAAGAAGTTTAAGCTTTAATGAAAAAATATAAATTAAGATTATAGCTATCCAAAAAGTAGGAATTGAAAATCCAATTTGAGAAAAAACTTTCAAAAATTTAAAGAATCTAATTTTATTGTTTTTAGCTAAAAAAGTACCAAGAGGTATTGAAGTAACTAATACAATTATAAGAGTTGTCACAGTTATTATAAAAGTAGTAAAAACTCTAGACTTAATTAGTTCTAAAACTGTATAGCCAGAATAAGAAAATGAGTTTCCAAGATTTCCTTTTAAAACTTGGAAGCACCATTTAAAAAACCTAATATATAGTGGTGAGTTTAATCCAAATTCTTTTCTTAGACGAGCTTCTAAGATGGGGTCTGTTTCAACTCCAAGTCTAGTTAAAACAGGATCCCCAGGAAGGAGTTCAAATAACAAAAAAATAATTAAAGAAACTATAAAGATTGTGATGAGAGATGAAAGTATTTTTTTAAAATAATTCAACAGACTCACCTACTGCTTATTCTTTTTCAATTTAATAGTTGAAACATCTATAAACGCAAAAGGATAAGTTTTATAGCCTGTGTATTTAGGTGATAGAGCTACCGCTACCCCTTGATCAATTAAATAAATAGATGCAATATCCTCATTCAATAATTTTTGGATCTCTTTATAGATTTCAATTTTTCTTTGTTGATCATAACTTTTAGTCGCTTCTATTAAAAGAGCATCCACTTTTTTATTAGAATAATTTCCCATATTTGAAGAATAGTTTGTTTCGTATCTCTGAAGAATTCTTTTGGGATCAGGGTATCCAGCAACTCTTAAAAGAGCGGCTTCATATTTATGTCCTTTATATACTTCAGGAAGGTATTGTCCCCATGGAATAGGGTTTATACTAACGTCAACACCAATTTTAGATAAGTCTTCTTTAATGAAAAGAGCTAAATCATTTTCAAATGTATTTTCTGAAATTGTTGTTATAGAAAATTTCAAATCAGAGTATCCTGCTTCTTTTAAAAGTTCTTTTGCTTTTTCAGGATTATAAGGATAGTTCTTCTCTAGACCTTTTTCATAAAATTCCTTTAAATAAGGAGACATATGAGTATAAAGTTTCTCAGAAGTAGGTAAAGATAGACTATTTATAATTCTATCAATATCAATCCCTTGCCAGATAGCTTGTTTTACCCTTTTATCTTGAAATGGTTTAAAAGAATTATTCAAGTAAAGAATATTGACATCATTTCCAAGAGAAGATACAATTTCTATATTTTTCTCTTTTTGAATCTCTTTGAATGTTTCTGAATTTAGAGGTAAAAAATCGATCTCTCCATTTTTAAAAGATAGAAGTCTACCTGCTCCTTCTTTATAAACTTTAAATTCAACCTCTTTTATCTCAGGAGCTCCTAAATAGTAATTTTCAAAAGCTTCAAGTACAATCTTTTGACCAGGTATATACTCAACAAACTTGTAAGGACCTGCACCGATTGGAGTTTTTTCCAATTCAGCTTCAGACATCTTATTTGGTATTATTGATACATCTGCAATATTATAGATATCAGAGCTACTTTTTTCTTTATCCTTTATATTAATCTCAACAGTTTTATCATCTACAATGTTAACACCTTCTAAATTTTTACTCCATTCTCCAACAATAGGTTTTCCTGTATTTATTCCTGAAATTCTTTCAAAAGAATATTTAACATCCTCTGAAGTGATATTTTTTCCATTGTGAAATTTAAGATTATCTTTTAACTTAAAAACATATGTTTTTCCATCATTTTTTATTTCATAAGACTCAGCTAATGCTGGGATAAGAGTTTTAGAATCAGGATCGAATTTAATGAGTCCACTATTAATATTTCTAATAACTTCTTTTGTAGCAGCAGAAACATCAGTGTCAGGAGCAATAGAGTTAAATCCTACTTTAATTGGAATAACCATTCTTGTGTCATCTTCAATTTTTTCATCTTTACATCCACCTAAAGAAAGTAAGGAAAGTGCTATTAAAGCAGTTATAATCTTCTTTTTCATCATGCCTCCAAAATTGTTATCTAAGTTGTATTAAGTTTAGCACAGATTTACAATAAATTCTATACGTAGTATATAAATTACAAAAAATAAAAAAAACTTGGCAACTACCTATCCTTCCAGAGGGCTGCCCCCCAAGTACTTTCGGCGTTTACGGGCTTAACTTCCAGGTTCGAAATGTGACTGGGTGTACCTCCGTAGCTATCGTTACCAAGCTATATAATTATAATAACATTTTTTTTATGATTTGTCAATAAAAAAAATGAGCGCTAAAACGCTCATTTTTTATTTAACGTATATTGAATATAATTTCATTTTCATCGTAGCCAACTTCAATAGTATCCCTATCTTTAACATCTCCTTTTAAGATAAGTTTAGCAATTTCGGTTTCAATGTGTTTTTGAATATATCGTCTTAAAGGTCTAGCACCAAATTGAGGATCATATGCTGATTTAGCTAAAAATTCAGCAGCATTATCAGTGATCTCAAAATTGATTTTTCTATCTTTAAGTTTATTTTCAAGAGATTTTAATAGCTGTCTAACAATATTTTTAATCTCCTCAATACCAAGACCTTTAAATATAATTGTATCATCAACTCTGTTTAAAAATTCAGGTCTAAAGTTTGATAAAAGCATTTGATTTATATTAAATCTAGTTTCATCTTTTAAAGTTGGATCTTCTAAAATCAAATGACTACCAATATTTGATGTCATAATAATAAGAGTATTTTTAAAATCAACGACTTTACCTTGACCATCAGTTAATCTTCCATCATCTAAAACTTGCAAAAGAATATTAAAAGTATCAGGATGGGCCTTTTCAATCTCATCAAAAAGAATTACAGAGTAAGGTTTTCTTCTGATTGCTTCAGTAAGTTGTCCACCTTCTTCATACCCTACATATCCTGGAGGCGCTCCTATTAATCTAGTAACAGAAAACTTATCCATATACTCACTCATATCTATTCTAATTACATTTTCTTCGTTATCAAAAAGGAAGTATGCAAGAGATTTGGCAAGATAAGTTTTACCCACTCCTGTAGGCCCTAAAAAGATAAAAGAACCTATAGGTCTATTAGGATCTTTAAGACCAGCTCTAGCCCTTAAAATAGTCTCAGAAACAGCTTTAACAGCTTCTTCTTGCCCAACTACTCTAGCATTTAAATTATTCTCTAAACTTAATAATTTTTCTTTTTCACTTTCCATTAGTTTAGATAAAGGAATACCTGTCCATTTAGAGATTATTTCTGAAATCTCTTCAACGGTTACTTCTTGCTTAACTAATCTATTAGCAGGAACATCTTCTAAACGTTTTTGTTCTTCAATAAGTTCTTTTTCAAGAGTTGCTAATTTTCCATATTTTAATTCAGCAAGTTTATTCAGATCATATTTTCTTTCAGCTTCAAGAATTTCAAGCTTAACTTTTTCAATTTCAGATTTAATATCTTTAACTTTATTTAAATCTTGTTTTTCATTTTCCCATTGAGTTTTTAAAATAGATTTTTTATCCATAAGATTTGAAAGCTCTTTTTCAAGAATATCAAGTCTTTCTTTAGAGTATGGATCAGTTTCTTTTTTAAGAGCTTCTTTTTCAATTTCTAATTGCATAACTTTTCTAGTTAATTGATCTAATTCTTCCGGCATAGAATCCATTTCAGTTCTAATCATAGCAGCAGCTTCATCAATAAGATCTATAGCTTTATCAGGAAGTTGTCTATCAGGAATATAACGATTACTTAAAACGGCAGCCTCAACAATAGCACCATCAGTAATTCTTATACCGTGATAAACTTCAAATTTTTCTTTGATACCTCTTAATATAGATATAGTGTCCTCAACTGTAGGTTCATTGACCATAACTATCTGAAAACGTCTTTCTAGAGCAGGATCTTTTTCGATATATTTTCTGTATTCATCTAAAGTAGTAGCACCAATAACTCTGATTTCTCCTCTAGCTAACATAGGTTTTAATAGATTCCCAGCATCCATAGCACCGTCACTTTTTCCAGCACCAACAATAGTGTGAATTTCATCAATAAATAGTATGATTTCACCATTAGAATCCTCTACTTCTTTTAATACTGCTTTAAGACGTTCTTCAAATTCACCTCGGAACTTAGCTCCAGCAATTAAAGATCCCATATCTAAAGAGAAAACTTTTTTATTTTTTAAAGAATCAGGGACATCTCCATTTAAAATTCTTTGAGCAAAACCTTCAGCAATAGCCGTTTTCCCAACACCAGGCTCTCCAATAAGAACAGGGTTATTTTTAGTTCTCCTAGATATAATCTGTATAGTTCTTCTTATCTCACTATCTCTTCCTATAATAGGATCTATTTTACCTTGCCTAGCTAGTTCAACTAAATCTCGTCCATATTTTTCTAAAACCTCATATTTAACTTCTGGATTTGGTGAATCCACTTTTTTATTCCCTCTTATTTCTAAGATAGCTTTTTCAAAAGCGGTTTTTTCAATTCCAAAGTTAGACATAAAATTAGTACTATCAAGTAAAGCTAAAAATATGTGTTCAACACTAATATAAGAATCTCCCATTTTCTTCATAAGGTTTTGTGCATCTACTAAAATTTGATTTGTTTTATTATCTATTCCAATAGAAGTTGTAGCACCTTGAACTTTTGGAAGACGACTACAAAGATTTTCAAGATTACTTTGAAGATTATTAGTATTAATCCCCATCTTATTAAGGACTCGAACAATAAGTCCCTCTTTATGGGCAACTAAAGCTAAAGCTAAAATCTCCGGCTTAATTGTTTGTTGCATATAAGTTTGAGCAATAGTTTGAGCATCAGTTAAAACGAGCATCGAATTTTCTGTAAAATCATTAGGATTCATAGATATCACCTCTTAAATATAAATTAAAATAAAATTTATTTTAAACTAATTATTTTGTCCTCTTGACCAGTCTCAATTAAATGTTCATTTCTTACAATTTCAATAACTTCCATCATTTTCTTTTGAATGTGGTCATAACCTACATCTTTAATATGAGGAAGAATACACTGAGAGCAATCTTTGATATCTCCTGCAGTATATCTGAAATTTCCACCACAATCTTTACCTAACATGTAAAGAGGGCAGTAACAGAATAAACAGTTAAACTTGTCAGTGTCCTCCATTTTATGGCATGGAAAAAACTCACAAGACTTATTTTGATTAAATTTATAATTCATAAAAACCTCCCCTAGAATAATTGTTCTAGTCTTAATATACTACTCTTGAGAAATTAAATCAAGAAATAAATCACAAGAAGGTAGATAACAAATTGTTATCTATTATTTTCTAGAGAAAATATAAAAATCCTCTAAAAAACTAAAAAAAGATGTAGCTTTAGTTTTTAAACTTAAACTACATCTTTTAAATTTTTTAATATACTTCAGTTGCGTTATCAACTGGTTGATTTAAAACAACTTTAAGAGCAACAAGAGCAACTTCTAATTGATCTAAATCAGGTTCTTTAGTTGTAATCTTTTGTAAAGCTAACCCTGGAGCAGCAATCATTTTCACATACCATTTGTCTAAATGATTACTAGTGTATCTTTGAAGTTCATAAGATATTCCAGCGATTAAAGGCATAAATAGAACTCTTAAAACAACCTTTGTAAGAAGTTTCATAGTAAAATTAGCAGGCGGTGGTAAGATAAAATCTAGAGCAGTAAAAACAATAATAGCAATAAGCATAACAATAAGAAGAAAACTAGTTCCACATCTAGGATGAAGAGTTGTAAAGTTCTTAGCATTTTCAGGAGTTAAATCCAGATGGCTTTCATATGCATATATTGATTTGTGTTCAGCTCCATGGTATTGAAATACTCTTTGAATATCTTTAGAAAAAGATATTAAGAAAATATATAATACGAAGAAACTTAGTCTTAATACGGCTTCTAAAATATTACTATGTATTTTATTATCTTTAAATAAAAAACTACTTATAACTGAGGGAAGAACAATAAATAGACCAATTCCCAAAGCTAAAGAGACAATGGTTGTCATTATGGCCTCTTTTTGAGAGAGCTGTTCTTCTTCAACCTCAGCTTGATTAGCCGAGAAGGTAAGTTCTTTTACTCCTAAAACCAGGGAGTCAAAAAGTGTAATAGCTCCTCTTAAAAAAGGTATTGTAGAAAGTTTATTTCTACTTTTAGATATTTTTGTTTTTTTATAAACAATGTCTCCGTTAGGTTTTCTAACTGCTGTAGCAAGAAGATCTGCATTTCTCATCATAACTCCTTCAATAACAGCTTGTCCACCTACACTTGAAAATTTTTTACTATTCATTTTCACCATCCATAATTAAAATTAGATTGTATTCTTGTCGTAAGGCTTTCCTGAAGCACTAGGTGCCACA harbors:
- the clpB gene encoding ATP-dependent chaperone ClpB, translating into MNPNDFTENSMLVLTDAQTIAQTYMQQTIKPEILALALVAHKEGLIVRVLNKMGINTNNLQSNLENLCSRLPKVQGATTSIGIDNKTNQILVDAQNLMKKMGDSYISVEHIFLALLDSTNFMSNFGIEKTAFEKAILEIRGNKKVDSPNPEVKYEVLEKYGRDLVELARQGKIDPIIGRDSEIRRTIQIISRRTKNNPVLIGEPGVGKTAIAEGFAQRILNGDVPDSLKNKKVFSLDMGSLIAGAKFRGEFEERLKAVLKEVEDSNGEIILFIDEIHTIVGAGKSDGAMDAGNLLKPMLARGEIRVIGATTLDEYRKYIEKDPALERRFQIVMVNEPTVEDTISILRGIKEKFEVYHGIRITDGAIVEAAVLSNRYIPDRQLPDKAIDLIDEAAAMIRTEMDSMPEELDQLTRKVMQLEIEKEALKKETDPYSKERLDILEKELSNLMDKKSILKTQWENEKQDLNKVKDIKSEIEKVKLEILEAERKYDLNKLAELKYGKLATLEKELIEEQKRLEDVPANRLVKQEVTVEEISEIISKWTGIPLSKLMESEKEKLLSLENNLNARVVGQEEAVKAVSETILRARAGLKDPNRPIGSFIFLGPTGVGKTYLAKSLAYFLFDNEENVIRIDMSEYMDKFSVTRLIGAPPGYVGYEEGGQLTEAIRRKPYSVILFDEIEKAHPDTFNILLQVLDDGRLTDGQGKVVDFKNTLIIMTSNIGSHLILEDPTLKDETRFNINQMLLSNFRPEFLNRVDDTIIFKGLGIEEIKNIVRQLLKSLENKLKDRKINFEITDNAAEFLAKSAYDPQFGARPLRRYIQKHIETEIAKLILKGDVKDRDTIEVGYDENEIIFNIR
- a CDS encoding cysteine-rich small domain-containing protein; the protein is MNYKFNQNKSCEFFPCHKMEDTDKFNCLFCYCPLYMLGKDCGGNFRYTAGDIKDCSQCILPHIKDVGYDHIQKKMMEVIEIVRNEHLIETGQEDKIISLK
- a CDS encoding DUF1385 domain-containing protein, giving the protein MNSKKFSSVGGQAVIEGVMMRNADLLATAVRKPNGDIVYKKTKISKSRNKLSTIPFLRGAITLFDSLVLGVKELTFSANQAEVEEEQLSQKEAIMTTIVSLALGIGLFIVLPSVISSFLFKDNKIHSNILEAVLRLSFFVLYIFLISFSKDIQRVFQYHGAEHKSIYAYESHLDLTPENAKNFTTLHPRCGTSFLLIVMLIAIIVFTALDFILPPPANFTMKLLTKVVLRVLFMPLIAGISYELQRYTSNHLDKWYVKMIAAPGLALQKITTKEPDLDQLEVALVALKVVLNQPVDNATEVY